A region of Saccharococcus thermophilus DNA encodes the following proteins:
- the rpsB gene encoding 30S ribosomal protein S2 encodes MSVISMKQLLEAGVHFGHQTRRWNPKMKKYIFTERNGIYIIDLQKTVKKVEEAYNFVKELAANGGKILFVGTKKQAQESVKEEAERCGMFYVNQRWLGGTLTNFATIQKRIKRLREIEKMAEDGIFDVLPKKEVIRLKKEQERLEKFLGGIKDMKELPDALFVIDPRKERIAVAEARKLNIPIIGIVDTNCDPDEIDYVIPANDDAIRAVKLLTSKIADAVLEAKQGEEAVVAAE; translated from the coding sequence ATGTCAGTCATTTCGATGAAACAATTGCTTGAAGCTGGTGTTCATTTTGGACATCAAACTCGCCGTTGGAACCCAAAAATGAAAAAATATATTTTCACAGAACGCAACGGCATTTATATTATCGATTTGCAAAAAACCGTCAAAAAAGTAGAAGAAGCATACAACTTTGTGAAAGAATTAGCAGCAAATGGCGGTAAAATTTTGTTTGTCGGTACGAAAAAACAAGCGCAAGAATCGGTAAAAGAAGAAGCGGAACGCTGTGGCATGTTTTATGTCAACCAACGCTGGCTAGGCGGTACGTTAACAAACTTTGCCACGATTCAAAAACGCATTAAGCGTTTAAGAGAAATTGAAAAAATGGCGGAAGACGGCATCTTTGATGTGCTTCCAAAAAAAGAAGTCATCCGCTTAAAGAAAGAGCAAGAACGTTTAGAGAAATTTTTAGGCGGCATTAAAGACATGAAAGAACTGCCGGACGCTTTGTTTGTCATCGACCCGCGCAAAGAACGCATCGCAGTTGCGGAAGCGCGCAAATTGAACATTCCGATCATCGGTATCGTTGACACAAACTGCGACCCGGATGAAATCGACTATGTCATTCCGGCAAACGACGATGCGATTCGTGCGGTAAAACTTCTTACTTCGAAAATTGCTGATGCGGTGTTAGAAGCAAAACAAGGCGAAGAAGCAGTCGTTGCTGCCGAGTAA
- the tsf gene encoding translation elongation factor Ts — MAITAQMVKELREKTGAGMMDCKKALMETNGDMDKAIDWLREKGIAKAAKKADRIAAEGTTLIETDGNTAVILEVNSETDFVAKNEAFQTLVKELAAHLLKHKPATLEEALGQTMDNGATVQDHINGAIAKIGEKITLRRFEIMEKGDNDVFGAYLHMGGRIGVLTLLAGTANQEVAKDVAMHIAALHPKYVSRDQVPQEEVQHEREVLKQQALNEGKPEHIVEKMVEGRLNKFYEDVCLLEQAFVKNPDVKVRQYVESNGATVKQFVRYEVGEGIEKRQDNFAEEVMNQVRKQ, encoded by the coding sequence ATGGCGATTACAGCACAAATGGTAAAAGAACTGCGCGAAAAAACAGGCGCGGGAATGATGGACTGCAAAAAAGCACTGATGGAAACAAACGGCGACATGGACAAAGCGATTGATTGGCTTCGCGAAAAAGGGATCGCTAAAGCGGCGAAAAAAGCGGACCGCATCGCGGCAGAAGGAACAACGCTTATTGAAACAGATGGCAACACTGCCGTTATTTTAGAAGTGAACTCAGAAACAGATTTTGTGGCGAAAAACGAAGCGTTCCAAACGTTAGTAAAAGAGCTTGCCGCTCATTTGTTAAAACATAAGCCGGCTACGCTGGAAGAAGCGCTTGGGCAAACAATGGACAACGGAGCTACCGTTCAAGATCATATTAATGGAGCGATCGCTAAAATCGGTGAAAAAATCACGCTGCGCCGCTTTGAAATTATGGAAAAAGGAGATAATGACGTTTTCGGTGCGTACTTGCACATGGGAGGCCGCATCGGCGTATTAACATTATTAGCAGGTACGGCAAACCAAGAAGTGGCGAAAGATGTAGCGATGCACATCGCCGCATTGCATCCGAAATACGTTTCGCGTGACCAAGTGCCGCAAGAAGAAGTACAACATGAACGCGAAGTGTTGAAACAGCAAGCATTGAATGAAGGAAAACCAGAACATATCGTGGAAAAAATGGTAGAAGGCCGTTTAAATAAATTTTATGAAGATGTTTGCTTGCTAGAACAAGCGTTTGTAAAAAATCCGGATGTAAAAGTACGCCAATATGTTGAATCGAACGGTGCAACGGTAAAACAATTCGTCCGTTATGAAGTCGGCGAAGGCATCGAAAAACGTCAAGATAACTTTGCCGAAGAAGTAATGAACCAAGTAAGAAAGCAATGA
- the pyrH gene encoding UMP kinase, whose protein sequence is MEKPKYKRIVLKLSGEALAGEQGFGINPAVIQSIAKQVKEVAELGVEIAIVVGGGNIWRGKTGSEMGMDRATADYMGMLATVMNSLALQDSLENLGVETRVQTSIEMRQVAEPYIRRRAIRHLEKKRVVIFAAGTGNPYFSTDTTAALRAAEIEADVILMAKNNVDGVYSADPKIDSNAVKYEELSYLDVIKQGLGVMDSTASSLCMDNDIPLIVFSITEEGNIKRAVLGENIGTIVRGK, encoded by the coding sequence ATGGAAAAACCAAAGTATAAACGCATTGTCTTAAAGTTAAGCGGTGAAGCGTTAGCCGGCGAACAAGGATTTGGCATTAACCCTGCGGTTATTCAATCCATCGCCAAGCAAGTGAAAGAAGTAGCAGAGCTCGGCGTGGAAATTGCTATTGTTGTTGGCGGCGGCAATATATGGCGTGGAAAAACGGGAAGCGAAATGGGAATGGACCGTGCCACTGCGGACTATATGGGAATGCTTGCCACCGTCATGAACTCGCTGGCGCTTCAGGACAGTCTGGAAAATCTCGGGGTGGAAACACGGGTGCAAACGTCGATTGAGATGCGGCAAGTAGCGGAACCTTATATACGAAGAAGAGCGATCCGCCATCTCGAGAAAAAACGTGTTGTCATTTTTGCGGCTGGAACCGGAAATCCATATTTTTCAACAGATACGACGGCTGCATTGCGCGCGGCGGAAATTGAAGCAGATGTCATTTTAATGGCCAAAAACAATGTGGATGGGGTCTATAGCGCGGATCCAAAAATAGACTCCAACGCGGTGAAATATGAGGAATTATCGTATTTAGATGTCATTAAACAAGGTTTAGGCGTCATGGATTCTACCGCTTCTTCGCTATGCATGGACAACGATATTCCGTTGATCGTTTTTTCCATTACCGAAGAAGGAAATATTAAACGTGCGGTTTTAGGTGAAAATATCGGAACAATCGTAAGGGGGAAATAA